Proteins found in one Candidatus Atribacteria bacterium genomic segment:
- the purS gene encoding phosphoribosylformylglycinamidine synthase subunit PurS yields MWLVKIYITLKKGLLDAQGKATQNALESLGFKEVEEVRIGKYIHIKMKGQNQQMVMQRVEEMGKKLLANPVIEDFAYEVEVLK; encoded by the coding sequence ATGTGGTTGGTTAAAATTTATATCACCCTAAAAAAGGGGTTATTGGACGCTCAAGGGAAAGCTACTCAAAATGCCTTGGAGTCATTGGGATTTAAAGAAGTAGAAGAGGTAAGAATAGGAAAATATATCCATATTAAAATGAAGGGGCAGAATCAGCAGATGGTCATGCAAAGGGTTGAAGAGATGGGTAAAAAATTATTGGCCAATCCGGTAATTGAAGATTTTGCCTATGAAGTTGAGGTGTTAAAGTGA
- the purE gene encoding 5-(carboxyamino)imidazole ribonucleotide mutase — MDDKVAIVMGSVSDKETMKKSAEVLDELSISYEMKVLSAHRTPDLLFEYIAKIEEEGFKVIIAGAGGAAHLPGVIASRTLLPVIGVPIETKVLGGLDSLLSIVQMPGGVPVATMGIGNAKNAGLMAAHILAIENSKIRERLKDFRKSMVQKIKDIEI, encoded by the coding sequence ATGGATGATAAAGTAGCGATAGTCATGGGAAGTGTATCAGATAAAGAAACCATGAAAAAATCAGCTGAAGTATTAGATGAATTGAGCATTTCTTACGAAATGAAAGTGCTGTCTGCTCACCGAACTCCTGATTTACTGTTTGAATATATTGCAAAGATAGAAGAAGAAGGATTTAAGGTAATCATTGCCGGGGCTGGGGGTGCAGCTCACTTACCGGGAGTAATAGCCTCCAGGACATTGTTGCCGGTCATTGGTGTCCCCATAGAAACTAAAGTGTTGGGAGGCCTTGATTCTTTGCTTTCTATTGTGCAAATGCCGGGAGGTGTTCCGGTTGCTACCATGGGGATAGGAAATGCTAAAAATGCCGGGCTGATGGCAGCACATATATTGGCTATTGAAAATTCTAAAATTAGAGAAAGACTTAAAGATTTTAGAAAATCAATGGTTCAAAAAATAAAGGATATAGAAATATAA
- the purQ gene encoding phosphoribosylformylglycinamidine synthase subunit PurQ, producing the protein MKFGVIQFPGSNCDHDCFYALRDVVKAEVEYIWHKQTDLKGYAGIFLPGGFTYGDYLRVGAIARFSPVMTAVIDYAKAGGLVLGICNGFQILTEAGLLPGALMRNNSLHFICKYTYLRVENNQIPHTHSCKSGQVLKVPIAHGEGNYYIDEHGLSLLIKNKQIVLRYCEEDGEVTSKANPNGSADNIAAICNKEGNVLGMMPHPERCVEDCLGSSDGKYIFHSILDFLKKKSVLR; encoded by the coding sequence GTGAAATTTGGTGTCATTCAATTCCCGGGATCAAACTGTGATCACGATTGTTTTTATGCCTTGCGTGATGTTGTAAAAGCAGAAGTTGAATATATCTGGCATAAACAGACTGACTTAAAAGGGTATGCAGGTATATTTTTACCCGGTGGATTTACCTATGGAGATTATTTGAGGGTCGGGGCTATTGCCCGATTTTCTCCGGTTATGACAGCTGTCATTGATTACGCTAAGGCCGGAGGATTGGTTTTGGGAATTTGTAATGGATTCCAGATCCTTACTGAAGCAGGTTTATTGCCCGGGGCATTAATGAGAAACAATAGTCTTCATTTTATTTGTAAATATACCTACCTCAGAGTGGAAAATAATCAAATTCCTCATACTCATTCTTGTAAAAGTGGGCAGGTTTTAAAAGTACCTATCGCTCATGGGGAGGGTAATTATTATATTGACGAACACGGATTATCTCTACTGATCAAAAACAAGCAGATTGTCCTTCGGTATTGCGAGGAGGATGGAGAGGTTACTTCAAAGGCAAATCCTAACGGCTCTGCGGATAATATTGCTGCTATATGCAATAAAGAAGGAAACGTTTTGGGTATGATGCCCCACCCGGAACGCTGCGTAGAAGATTGCTTGGGTTCCTCCGATGGAAAATATATTTTCCATTCTATTTTAGATTTTCTAAAGAAAAAGTCGGTACTTAGATGA
- the purL gene encoding phosphoribosylformylglycinamidine synthase subunit PurL, translating to MKSFEQEKFWKKWNLTPKEYQKIKEYLQREPNEVELGMYSVMWSEHCSYKNSKPLLKLFPNSAEWVLQGPGENAGIIDIGDDHVIAMKIESHNHPSAIEPFQGAATGIGGIVRDIFAMGARPIALLDSLRFGDFNHPQTQYLYKGVIEGISFYGNCIGVPTVGGETVFSSSYQENILVNVMCVGLAKKNDILRAIAKGQGNSVILIGAKTGRDGIGGASFASTELDETSDEDRPAVQIGDPFSEKLLIEACLELRGLDYVVGLQDCGAAGLTSSLSEMASRGDSGLDIELSKVPTREEGINPFEIMLSESQERMIVVVKKGKEKEIKTIFNKWGLDSAVIGKVTNIGKFIIRDKGEIIVDIPVKSLTDGVPVYHRKGKRPDILDSVNRLDLSEISQPDDYNQVLLQILGSPNMISKEKIYENYDYMIGDNTIMLPGDDAAILRIKGSKKAIALTTDGNGRYGYLDPLTGGKIAVAEASRNLSCKGALPRAVTDCLNFGNPEKENIYWQLEESIKGISEACRILQTPVISGNVSLYNESKGESIYPTPVIGMVGMIEDYEHICAMAFKNDDDLIVLLGENKEELGGSEYLKVIHHLEKGVPPQIDLLKEQAVQKVCREAIEKGLVSSAHDCSEGGLAIALAESCIKGKKGAKIEIESKIRRDALLFGESQSRIILSLDSKNLSSFQEIAGRYQVPLLLLGSVQGEKLKINRLINIKVEQLEKAWRGAK from the coding sequence ATGAAAAGCTTTGAGCAGGAAAAATTTTGGAAAAAATGGAATCTTACTCCGAAAGAATACCAAAAAATAAAAGAATATCTACAGAGAGAACCTAATGAAGTAGAATTAGGAATGTACTCGGTGATGTGGTCAGAGCATTGCAGTTATAAAAACTCAAAACCACTTCTTAAATTATTTCCCAATTCAGCAGAATGGGTCCTTCAGGGACCAGGAGAAAATGCTGGTATCATTGATATAGGAGACGACCATGTGATTGCCATGAAGATAGAGAGCCATAATCATCCTTCGGCTATCGAACCTTTTCAAGGAGCAGCCACTGGTATCGGAGGGATAGTGCGGGATATCTTTGCCATGGGTGCCCGACCCATTGCTTTGTTGGATTCTTTAAGATTTGGAGATTTTAATCACCCTCAAACTCAATATCTTTATAAAGGAGTCATAGAGGGCATTTCTTTTTACGGTAATTGTATCGGGGTACCCACAGTAGGAGGAGAAACAGTTTTTTCCTCAAGTTATCAGGAAAATATTTTAGTCAATGTGATGTGTGTAGGATTGGCCAAGAAAAATGATATTTTACGGGCAATAGCAAAAGGCCAGGGGAATTCGGTCATTCTAATAGGAGCAAAGACCGGCAGGGATGGCATTGGAGGCGCTTCTTTTGCCTCTACAGAATTAGATGAAACCTCTGATGAAGATCGTCCTGCGGTTCAAATAGGGGATCCTTTTTCTGAAAAACTATTGATCGAAGCTTGTTTAGAGTTAAGAGGATTGGATTATGTAGTTGGATTGCAAGATTGTGGCGCAGCTGGCTTAACCAGTTCTTTATCTGAAATGGCCAGCCGGGGGGATAGCGGGTTGGATATTGAATTATCCAAAGTACCTACGCGCGAAGAAGGAATAAACCCTTTTGAAATTATGCTTTCCGAATCCCAGGAAAGGATGATCGTGGTGGTTAAAAAGGGAAAAGAAAAAGAGATTAAAACTATTTTTAATAAATGGGGCTTGGATTCCGCAGTGATTGGCAAAGTAACCAATATTGGGAAATTTATCATCAGAGACAAAGGAGAAATCATAGTAGATATACCCGTGAAATCACTAACCGATGGAGTACCGGTTTATCATCGTAAAGGGAAAAGGCCGGATATTTTAGATTCGGTCAATCGGCTTGACTTATCCGAAATATCTCAGCCAGATGACTATAATCAAGTATTATTACAAATCTTGGGTTCGCCAAACATGATAAGCAAGGAAAAAATCTATGAAAATTACGATTATATGATAGGGGATAATACTATTATGCTTCCCGGAGATGATGCCGCTATATTGAGAATAAAAGGAAGCAAAAAAGCCATTGCCCTTACCACTGACGGCAACGGAAGATATGGTTATCTTGACCCCCTGACGGGAGGGAAGATAGCCGTTGCAGAAGCCTCCAGAAATTTGTCCTGCAAGGGTGCTTTGCCCCGGGCAGTCACTGATTGTTTAAATTTTGGAAATCCCGAAAAGGAAAACATCTACTGGCAATTGGAAGAAAGCATCAAAGGGATCAGTGAAGCCTGCCGAATATTGCAGACCCCGGTCATAAGCGGAAATGTAAGTCTTTATAATGAAAGCAAAGGGGAATCCATTTATCCCACACCGGTTATCGGGATGGTGGGAATGATTGAAGATTATGAACATATCTGTGCTATGGCATTTAAAAATGATGATGATTTGATCGTGCTTTTAGGGGAAAATAAAGAAGAATTGGGTGGAAGTGAATATTTAAAAGTGATTCATCATCTGGAAAAAGGAGTACCCCCGCAGATTGATTTACTAAAAGAGCAGGCAGTCCAAAAGGTATGCCGGGAGGCAATCGAGAAGGGATTGGTATCTTCAGCTCATGATTGTTCGGAAGGCGGATTGGCCATTGCCCTGGCAGAAAGCTGTATCAAAGGGAAAAAAGGAGCGAAAATTGAAATTGAAAGCAAGATAAGAAGAGATGCTTTATTATTCGGGGAAAGCCAATCGCGAATCATCCTATCTCTTGATTCGAAAAATCTCTCTTCATTTCAAGAGATAGCCGGAAGATACCAGGTTCCTCTGTTGCTATTGGGTTCTGTACAGGGGGAAAAATTAAAAATAAACCGGTTAATCAATATAAAAGTAGAGCAGCTGGAAAAAGCTTGGAGAGGCGCAAAATAA
- the purC gene encoding phosphoribosylaminoimidazolesuccinocarboxamide synthase, giving the protein MGSVKDLMVIEKPSKSKSGKGRFIFSDRYSVFDWGEMPDHIPNKGKSLCISAAYFFEKLESMGIKTHYLGLAEDNKIEKFSSNLKRPVDTMEVKLVRVLEPLQKISTYDYSIYKTEKYNLLIPLEIIYRNSLPEGSSVFKRLKEGNLKLKDLDLKVPPLVGQILDKPFLDVSTKLEASDRYLGWDEAQKNSHLSDNELEEIRKMTLSINQLIEQEANKIGLNYEDGKIEFAFDEDRNLMVVDVLGTLDECRFTFKGMPISKEIARLYYRKTSWFKELMDAKKKDGLNWKDKVNLSPPPLPPRLKELISMAYAAFANEITKKEWFKNILPMRKLLEEIGQIINSV; this is encoded by the coding sequence ATGGGTAGTGTAAAAGATTTAATGGTCATAGAAAAACCATCTAAAAGCAAAAGCGGTAAGGGAAGGTTTATTTTTTCGGATCGTTATTCGGTCTTTGATTGGGGAGAGATGCCTGACCATATTCCCAACAAGGGTAAATCTTTGTGCATTTCGGCTGCGTATTTTTTTGAAAAATTGGAAAGTATGGGGATAAAAACTCATTATTTAGGTTTGGCTGAAGATAATAAAATAGAAAAGTTTTCTTCTAATCTTAAAAGGCCGGTTGATACCATGGAGGTAAAATTAGTTCGAGTATTAGAACCTTTACAAAAAATCAGTACTTATGATTATTCTATTTATAAAACCGAAAAATATAATTTATTGATTCCCCTGGAAATTATTTACCGTAATTCTCTTCCCGAAGGTTCCAGTGTATTTAAAAGATTAAAAGAAGGGAATTTAAAATTAAAAGACCTTGATCTGAAAGTGCCACCTCTAGTTGGCCAAATCTTAGATAAACCTTTTTTAGATGTCTCCACGAAACTTGAAGCAAGTGACCGCTATTTAGGCTGGGATGAAGCTCAAAAAAATTCCCACCTTAGTGACAATGAATTAGAAGAGATTAGAAAGATGACCTTATCCATTAATCAGCTCATTGAGCAAGAGGCAAATAAAATAGGATTGAACTACGAAGATGGCAAAATAGAATTTGCTTTTGATGAAGATAGAAACCTGATGGTAGTGGATGTTTTGGGGACTTTGGACGAATGTCGCTTTACTTTTAAAGGTATGCCTATCAGCAAGGAGATCGCACGATTATATTATCGGAAAACTTCCTGGTTTAAAGAATTAATGGATGCAAAAAAGAAGGATGGACTAAATTGGAAAGATAAGGTAAATCTATCGCCTCCACCCTTACCGCCAAGATTGAAAGAACTCATATCTATGGCTTATGCTGCATTTGCCAATGAAATAACCAAAAAAGAGTGGTTTAAAAATATCCTTCCTATGAGAAAATTGTTAGAGGAAATAGGTCAAATAATAAATAGCGTTTAG